From the Chiloscyllium plagiosum isolate BGI_BamShark_2017 chromosome 16, ASM401019v2, whole genome shotgun sequence genome, one window contains:
- the kcna4 gene encoding potassium voltage-gated channel subfamily A member 2, which produces MEVAMVSVEGGGCNTHPPYGYAQRLANSRAAAAAAAAAANSGHQAAAAAGVGGRDPGPCNHNNGGRRWRRGGRQRRRKRGETRRRRGDRPGGDIGSRLRLDEEEEEEEEGRREEEEEEGEEGEEEEGEEEGEGGGLQHRRRPHCGSPHRYRTMDGEGAPWAAESPGGGACCERVVINVSGLRFETQARTLGQFPDTLLGDPSRRMGYFDPLRNEYFFDRNRPSFDAILYYYQSGGRLKRPANVPFDIFSEEVKFYELGEEATLKFREEEGLVKEVDRALPDDEFKRQVWLLFEYPESSSPARVIAIVSVLVILISIVIFCLETLPEFRDEDFPRPAGGVPANRTARPAAGWPLASPFGDPFFIVETVCIVWFSFELLVRFFACPSKAAFFRDLMNTIDVVSIAPYFITLGTDLASRQTNGQQAMSFAILRTIRLVRVFRIFKLSRHSKGLQILGHTLRASMRELGLLIFFLFIGVVLFSSAVYFAEADDPKSQFTSIPDAFWWAVVTMTTVGYGDMKPITVGGKIVGSLCAIAGVLTIALPVPVIVSNFNYFYHRETESEEQAPASQAAPASCPSLLRKFRRSSCSSSSLGAKSDYVEMDESLRESLCLKSKGNGTESAKPNALHLKAVETDV; this is translated from the coding sequence ATGGAGGTAGCGATGGTGAGCGTGGAAGGCGGCGGGTGCAACACTCACCCGCCTTACGGTTATGCCCAGCGGCTCGCCAATTCCCGGGCGGCCGCCGCTGCCGCTGCCGCTGCCGCCAACAGCGGGCACcaggcggcggcggcggcgggaGTAGGCGGCCGGGATCCCGGCCCATGCAACCACAACAACGGGGGCAGGAGGTGGCGGAGAGGGGgccggcagaggcggaggaagaGAGGGGAGACCAGGAGGAGGCGGGGGGACCGGCCGGGGGGAGACATCGGTTCGCGCCTCCGGTTggatgaggaggaggaagaggaggaggaagggcggagggaagaggaggaggaggagggagaggagggagaggaggaggagggagaggaggagggggaggggggcggtCTGCAGCACCGCCGCCGTCCCCACTGCGGTTCCCCGCACCGTTACCGGACCATGGACGGAGAGGGAGCGCCGTGGGCAGCGGAGTCTCCGGGCGGGGGAGCCTGTTGCGAGCGGGTGGTCATCAACGTGTCGGGTTTACGGTTCGAGACCCAGGCTCGGACCCTGGGCCAGTTCCCGGACACCCTGCTGGGCGACCCGAGCCGCCGCATGGGCTACTTCGACCCGCTCAGGAACGAGTACTTCTTCGACCGCAACCGGCCGAGCTTCGACGCGATCCTCTACTATTACCAGTCCGGCGGCAGGCTCAAGAGACCGGCCAATGTCCCCTTCGACATCTTCAGCGAGGAGGTCAAGTTCTACGAGCTGGGCGAGGAGGCGACCCTCAAGTTCCGCGAGGAGGAGGGTCTGGTCAAGGAGGTGGACAGAGCCCTGCCCGACGATGAGTTCAAGCGCCAGGTTTGGCTCCTGTTCGAGTACCCGGAGAGTTCGAGTCCCGCCCGGGTCATCGCCATCGTCTCGGTGCTGGTCATCCTCATCTCCATCGTCATCTTCTGCCTGGAGACCCTGCCCGAGTTCCGGGACGAGGATTTCCCGCGCCCGGCCGGGGGGGTTCCCGCCAACCGGACCGCTCGGCCGGCGGCGGGCTGGCCCCTGGCCTCCCCCTTCGGTGACCCCTTCTTCATCGTGGAGACGGTGTGCATCGTGTGGTTCTCCTTCGAGCTCCTGGTGCGCTTCTTCGCCTGCCCCAGCAAGGCCGCCTTCTTCCGCGACCTCATGAACACCATCGACGTGGTGTCCATCGCGCCGTACTTCATCACCCTCGGCACCGACCTGGCGAGCCGCCAGACCAACGGCCAGCAAGCCATGTCCTTCGCCATCCTGCGCACCATCCGCCTGGTGCGGGTCTTCCGCATCTTCAAGCTCTCCCGCCACTCCAAGGGCCTGCAGATCCTCGGCCACACGCTCAGGGCCAGCATGAGGGAGCTGGGGCtcctcatcttcttcctcttcATCGGCGTGGTCCTCTTCTCCAGCGCCGTCTACTTCGCCGAGGCGGACGACCCCAAGTCGCAGTTCACCAGCATCCCGGACGCGTTCTGGTGGGCGGTGGTCACCATGACCACGGTGGGCTACGGCGACATGAAGCCCATCACGGTGGGCGGCAAGATCGTGGGCTCCCTGTGTGCTATCGCCGGCGTGCTCACCATCGCCCTGCCCGTGCCCGTCATCGTCTCCAACTTCAACTACTTCTACCACCGAGAGACCGAGAGCGAGGAGCAAGCGCCGGCGTCGCAGGCGGCTCCCGCCAGTTGCCCCTCGCTCCTCCGCAAATTCCGGCgctcctcctgctcctcctcATCGCTGGGCGCCAAGTCGGACTATGTGGAGATGGACGAGAGCCTCCGGGAGTCCCTGTGCCTCAAATCCAAAGGCAACGGCACCGAAAGCGCCAAACCGAACGCCCTGCACCTGAAGGCGGTGGAGACCGACGTGTga